A genomic window from Diospyros lotus cultivar Yz01 chromosome 2, ASM1463336v1, whole genome shotgun sequence includes:
- the LOC127794834 gene encoding ankyrin repeat-containing protein NPR4-like has translation MENQSQNAKDVPLESSRYSEEKFYGIDPQLEDLIFEIQQQGPVPEANAGDRKYASDDQNAPNAINPKQKWFIRRRTSHRTMRTTKLPTHPAAGQLVISISNRIILVAALVAVVAFTAGISPPGGVYREGELAGKAIAGETKAFKVFSVCNHVALFLSLLIVLIMITLVPTVKRVKHYLYFFTVIMWLAVSSMAAAYVAAIWVVLPQEEYWTMHRVVVLTGFYTLLLSASFVCGTILRPKVRKLLGIKSETDSPQPQPITSETDVEKGECIGHTQ, from the coding sequence ATGGAAAATCAATCCCAGAATGCTAAAGATGTTCCACTTGAGTCATCTAGATATTCAGAGGAGAAGTTTTATGGAATCGATCCTCAGCTGGAGGATTTGATCTTCGAAATTCAGCAACAAGGGCCAGTACCGGAAGCAAATGCCGGCGACCGGAAATACGCCTCCGACGACCAGAATGCACCAAACGCAATCAACCCGAAGCAAAAATGGTTTATCCGGCGAAGAACCAGCCACAGAACCATGCGAACAACAAAACTGCCCACACACCCAGCCGCCGGCCAGCTGGTTATCAGCATCAGCAACAGAATAATACTGGTGGCGGCTTTAGTCGCCGTCGTGGCCTTCACCGCGGGGATCAGCCCTCCCGGCGGTGTCTACAGGGAGGGAGAACTCGCCGGGAAGGCAATCGCCGGGGAAACAAAAGCTTTCAAGGTCTTCTCGGTCTGCAACCACGTCGCCTTATTCTTGTCGCTCTTGATTGTTTTGATTATGATCACTCTTGTTCCCACTGTGAAAAGAGTGAAACACTACCTGTACTTCTTCACGGTGATCATGTGGTTGGCGGTGTCCTCCATGGCCGCCGCTTATGTTGCTGCTATATGGGTTGTTCTGCCACAAGAGGAGTACTGGACGATGCATCGCGTGGTGGTGTTAACAGGATTCTATACCCTTTTGCTATCAGCTTCGTTTGTGTGTGGGACGATCTTGAGGCCTAAAGTACGTAAGCTACTTGGTATAAAATCAGAAACAGACAGTCCCCAGCCCCAGCCCATCACTTCTGAGACAGATGTGGAGAAGGGAGAGTGCATTGGACACACACAATAA
- the LOC127794833 gene encoding mavicyanin, whose protein sequence is MASPSSPVIPCIVFLVTFISAAMNSHVVGASKEFKVGDSEGWRQPPANQSALYSRWAAAIRFHVGDSLRFEYKNDSLLVVDKWGYYHCDTGKPISVFTDGDTVVSLDQPGFVYFISGQADHCLNGQHLAVKVIALRPIPRSPPSAANPPGLASAPSPFSSSAVSDSAAFVSISLALTASFMDLLWAP, encoded by the exons ATGGCTTCTCCCTCCAGTCCCGTAATTCCTTGTATTGTTTTTCTGGTAACGTTCATTTCCGCTGCCATGAACTCCCACGTCGTCGGAGCCTCCAAGGAATTCAAAGTCGGCGATTCCGAGGGCTGGCGCCAGCCCCCCGCCAATCAATCCGCCTTATACAGTCGCTGGGCCGCCGCCATCAGATTCCACGTCGGAGATTCCCTTC GTTTTGAGTACAAGAACGACTCGCTTCTGGTGGTGGACAAATGGGGCTACTACCACTGCGACACCGGAAAACCCATCTCCGTCTTCACCGACGGCGACACCGTCGTGAGTCTCGACCAGCCGGGGTTCGTGTACTTCATAAGCGGCCAGGCCGACCACTGCCTGAACGGCCAGCACTTGGCCGTCAAGGTCATCGCTCTCCGCCCAATTCCCCGCTCTCCTCCGTCCGCCGCCAATCCGCCGGGCCTGGCCTCCGCTCCGTCGCCGTTCTCAAGTTCAGCTGTATCAGACTCGGCAGCATTCGTTTCGATTTCGCTGGCTCTTACTGCAAGTTTTATGGATTTGCTTTGGGCGCCATAA